The Candidatus Zixiibacteriota bacterium DNA window CGGCTGCCCGTGAAGTTCAGTCCGAACACAATTTTGGTGGGCAAGATGTTTACGGCCGCGGAGGTCATGAGTTATCGTAACCTCAAGGCGGTTGGGTTGTTAACAAATGAGGGCGGCCGTAATTCGCATATGGCGATGATTGCGCGGTCGCTCATGATGCCGGTGGTTGTGGGAGACTTCACATGGAGTGACATTCCCGACAGTTGCCGGATTATACTCGACGGAACGAATGACCTTGCGATCATCAATCCAACCGACAACGACTGGTCAGATTACCAGAGGTTACGGAAGCGTCAGGGTCCTGCTCTCATCACGCGCATCAAGCGGCTCCCGCACATTCCGCCGGTCACACGGGATGGACAGGAGGTGCCGGTCGCGGCGAATCTGGAACTGCCCGGGCCGGTAGAGGATGTGCTGGCGGAGCGGAGGGTTCCGATCGGGTTGTATCGCACGGAGTTCATGTATCTGCAGGCCAATCACTTTCCTACCGAGGACGAGCAGTACTCGTACTATGTTCGGATTGCCGAGAAATTTGCCGCGACCGAGGTTATTTTCCGAACGTTTGATCTCGGTTCGGACAAATTCAAAGAAGACGGACTTGTTCAGCATGAGGACAATCCGGCGCTGGGGCTGCGGGGGATCCGCTCGATGCTCGAGATGCCGGATATTTTCAAGCAACAGATCCGGGCGATACTTCGCGCATCGGTTCACAACAACATCCGGTTGATGCTGCCGATGATATCAGACGCGACCGAGGTCGATCGGGCGAGCCGTCTGATCGCGCAGGCGAAGTATGAGCTTCGCAAGGAGCGGGTGGCGTTTGATCCCGACATCAAGGTTGGTATCATGGTTGAGGTGCCGTCGGCGGCGCTGATGGCCGAGCAGTTGGCGCGGCGGGTGGATTTCATGTCGCTGGGGACGAACGACCTGACGCAGTACACGCTGTCGGCGGATCGCAACAACCAGCGGGTGGCATCGTTGTATTCGCCATACCATCCATCGGTGCTGCACCTGATGAAGCTGACGGTGGACGCATGCCGGAAGGCGAGTATCCCGGTGTCGATTTGCGGGGAGATTGCAGGAGATCCACTGGCGTTGCCGTTGTTCATCGGAATGGGGGTGAATTCGCTGTCGATGAACCCGATGAAGATATTCGACCTGTGCCGTCAGGTAAAAAAGATTGACTCCAACCTCGTTAAGCATTTGGTTGGCTCGGTGATGGCGAGCGGCACTCCCCAGGCGGTTATCCGCAGGCTGCAAAGTTACCGGTCGGCGCTTGACAAGACATAACCAGAGGTACTCATGAGAAGCACGGAAGTTTCGATTCTTGACGATATAGAGAAGATTCGCGCCGCCGACCCCGGCAACATGTACAACCGGATATTC harbors:
- the ptsP gene encoding phosphoenolpyruvate--protein phosphotransferase, encoding MFRSRRIIRGTGVSAGIVMGTARIIFPGEKKVPEVAIAQSQVQSELASLERAVARTVGELTKLRESAGRRIGGPVAKIFDAQLLIASDYEFLQQVKEQIAQQRRNAGYIYSTLVGQTTLQLKRSPDEYMRQMAIDIESVADRVLSHLNKHRQRLPVKFSPNTILVGKMFTAAEVMSYRNLKAVGLLTNEGGRNSHMAMIARSLMMPVVVGDFTWSDIPDSCRIILDGTNDLAIINPTDNDWSDYQRLRKRQGPALITRIKRLPHIPPVTRDGQEVPVAANLELPGPVEDVLAERRVPIGLYRTEFMYLQANHFPTEDEQYSYYVRIAEKFAATEVIFRTFDLGSDKFKEDGLVQHEDNPALGLRGIRSMLEMPDIFKQQIRAILRASVHNNIRLMLPMISDATEVDRASRLIAQAKYELRKERVAFDPDIKVGIMVEVPSAALMAEQLARRVDFMSLGTNDLTQYTLSADRNNQRVASLYSPYHPSVLHLMKLTVDACRKASIPVSICGEIAGDPLALPLFIGMGVNSLSMNPMKIFDLCRQVKKIDSNLVKHLVGSVMASGTPQAVIRRLQSYRSALDKT